The DNA window GATCTTGCCGTGAAAGCCTCGGAGGTCCTGTTTGGCAAAGCTACCCTCGACACGCTTCGCTCATTGAAGGTAGACGAGTTCGATGTGATTTTTGAAGGGGTTCCGCAAACTGAAATAACGGCGGAAGAATTAGCCGCTTGCAAAGACATAACGGACCTATTGTCGACAGCCAGCAAAGGAGAAGTATACGCGTCAAAGGGCGAAGCACGTCGCGCTATTGCTCAAAACGCGGTAAGTATCAACAAAACGAAAGTATCTGATCCGGCCGCGAGTCCCGCTATAGAATGGCTCCAGAACAGGTACGCTTTGGTTTCTAAAGGCAAGAAAAACCACTTGCTGAAAAAAGTTTAAACAATTTTGGGACGATAAGTAGCTGTAAAATAGCTACTTATCGTTTTTACCTGGCGGGGCCGCCAACTTTTTTCAGATTGGGGCTTGACACGGGGGCCTTTTTAGCCCTACCTTTGCACTCCCAAACGACGGGAACAGTCCACTGACCAGCGAGTAACATACTCACAATCAGCGGGTTGACAAGCATAAGAGTTAACACCCTACCCCGGCCAGCCCACCCGGCGCCGAAAATAAAGTTTAACTTTTACTTGACATCAGGATTTAAAGTCACTACCTTTGCACTCCCAAATACGGGAACAGGGCTGAGAAACAAAGCGTAACCGCTTTACTATCAGTAGGTTAGCAGGGAAAAGTGGTCAACCGCATTGAAAAATAAATTTGACCAAACACTTGACAAGTTAACCGCAAACGTAGTACCTTTGCAATCCCAAATCGAGAACAATGGAACACATCAGTTTCACTATTTCTCAACCACGCTTTGGCCAACGGGCCGGGCGCACAGTTCTTTGACAACTCGGCAGCATACAAACACTTGATCCGATGCCTTTGGGCAACGGTTATACAAGACAGATGAGATTTATCTCATCACATTTATTTACGATGGAGAGTTTGATCCTGGCTCAGGATGAACGCTAGCGGCAGGCCTAATACATGCAAGTCGAGCGGGTAGCAATACCAGCGGCAAACGGGTGCGTAACGCGTAAGCAACCTGCCCACTACTGGGGGATAGCCTTGCGAAAGCGGGGGTAAACCCGCATGGTCCTTTTCCTTCACCTGAGGGGCTAGGTAAACATTTATGGGTAGTGGAGGGGCTTGCGTCTGATTAGCTAGTTGGCGGGGTAAGGGCCCACCAAGGCGACGATCAGTAGGGGTTCTGAGAGGATTGGCCCCCACATGGGTACTGAGACACGGACCCAACTCCTACGGGAGGCAGCAGTAGGGAATATTGGGCAATGGAGGCAACTCTGACCCAGCCATGCCGCGTGCAGGACGAAGGCGCTCAGCGTTGTAAACTGCTTTTAACTGGGAAGAACGGCAGAGGTGAGCCTCTGTGTGACGGTACCAGTGGAATAAGCACCGGCTAACTCCGTGCCAGCAGCCGCGGTAATACGGAGGGTGCAAGCGTTGTCCGGATTTATTGGGTTTAAAGGGTGCGTAGGTGGGTAAGCAAGTCTGGTTTGAAAGCTGGTCGCTCAACGATCAGATGTGGCTGGAAACTGTTTATCTTGAATGACGTAGCGGTAGCCGGAATGGGTCATGTAGCGGTGAAATGCATAGATATGACCCGGAACACCGATTGCGAAGGCAGGCTACTGGGCGTCGATTGACACTGAGGCACGAGAGCATGGGTAGCAAACAGGATTAGATACCCTGGTAGTCCATGCCGTAAACGATGATTACTGGCTGTCTGCGCATGGCGTGGGTGGCTGAGCGAAAGCGTTAAGTAATCCACCTGGGGAGTACGCTGGCAACAGTGAAACTCAAAGGAATTGACGGGGGTCCGCACAAGCGGTGGAGCATGTGGTTTAATTCGATGATACGCGAGGAACCTTACCTGGGCTAGAATGTGAGTGAATGGCTCAGAAATGGGTCAGTCTAGCAATAGACACGAAACAAGGTGCTGCATGGCTGTCGTCAGCTCGTGCCGTGAGGTGTTGGGTTAAGTCCCGCAACGAGCGCAACCCCTATGTTTAGTTGCCAGCGCGTAATGGCGGGAACTCTAAACAGACTGCCTGCGCAAGCAGAGAGGAAGGGGGGGACGACGTCAAGTCATCATGGCCCTTACGTCCAGGGCGACACACGTGCTACAATGGTCGGTACAGCGGGTAGCGAAACGGTAACGTTGAGCCAATCTTGTAAAGCCGGTCACAGTTCGGATTGGGGTCTGCAACCCGACCCCATGAAGCTGGAATCGCTAGTAATCGCGCATCAGCCATGGCGCGGTGAATACGTTCCCGGACCTTGTACACACCGCCCGTCAAGCCATGGAAGTTGGGGGGACCTGAAATGGGGGGTAACAACCTCATCAGGGTAAACTCGGTAACTAGGGCTAAGTCGTAACAAGGTAGCCGTACCGGAAGGTGCGGCTGGAACACCTCCTTTCTGGAGCCGATTGTGGTCAGTGCTCTGATACGTGTATCAGGACTGATGACAGCCGGATCAAGTGATGCTGCTGATTGTTAAGGACCGGGTCAGGTTTTCACGCGAGTGATTGACTGACACATAGTTCTTTGACCTGTAGGGAGAATGAGCAGACTGCGTGCCGGGAGGCAGGTAGTTGCTAACTAAGAGTAGAGCACAAGCACACAACATAGTTCATATTGAGCGCAGGCGACAAGCTTACGCAGCAAAAGGGCGACTGGGGGATGCCTCTGGCTTCTGGTGGCGATGAAGGACGTGGCAAGCGACGAAACGCTTAGGGGACCCGCTGGCAGGGGCTGATCCTAAGGTGTCCGAATGGGGCAACCCACTAGCTTAAGAGCTAGTACCCTGAGGGGGGCGAACGCGGTGAACTGAAACATCTAAGTAGCCGCAGGAAGAGAAAACAAGTACGTGATTCCCTGAGTAGTGGCGAGCGAACGGGGAACAGCCCAAACCGATTGTGTTACGGCACAGTCGGGGTAGTAGGACCCGACATCAAACAACAAGACGAACCATAACGCTTTGGGAAAGGCGACCACAGAGGGTGAGAGTCCCGTTTGGGTCAGTGGCGTTGTGGGTTGGGGATCCTGAGTAGGGGGGACCGGAGAAATCCCCTCTGAATCGGCCGGCACCATCCGGTAAGGCTAAATACGACCAGAAGACCGATAGTGGAGAGTACCGTGAGGGAACGGTGAAAAGCACGGGGAGTACCCGGGTGAAATAGACCCTGAAACCAGTCGCTTACAAGCGGTCGGAGCCCACAGTGTTGGGTGACGGCGTGCCTTTTGCATAATGAGCCTACGAGTTACCTTCCCTGGCGAGGTTAAGGATGTTGACATCCGGAGCCGAAGCGAAAGCGAGTCTGAACAGGGCGCGCAGTCAGTGGGGGTAGACGCGAAACTTGGTGATCTACCCGTGGTCAGGTTGAAGGGGTGGTAACACACCGTGGAGGACCGAACCGATAAGCGTTGAAAAGCTTCCGGATGAACTGCGGGTAGGGGTGAAAGGCCAATCAAACTGAGAAATAGCTCGTACTCTCCGAAATGTTTTTAGGAACAGCGTTACGTGTTACCAGCCTGGAGGTAGAGCGACCAACAGGATGCGGGGGAGTCACATCCTACCAACTTCTGATGAACTCCGAATGCCAGGGTGGGTGCGTGGCAGTGAGGGCTTGGGTGCTAAGGTCCAAGTCCGAGAGGGGAACAACCCAGACCATCCGCTAAGGTCCCCAAGTGAATGCTAAGTTGAACAAAGGCGGTCCGGCTGCTGAGACAGCCAGGAGGTTAGCTTGGAAGCAGCTATTCCTTTAAAGAGTGCGTAACAGCTCACTGGTCGAGCGGGGCGGGCGTCGATAATAAACGGGCATCAAGCATTTCACCGAAGCGATGGACTCATGCAAGAGCATGATGTGGTAGGAGAGCATTCTGGTCGGGGCGAAGCTGGGGCGTGAGCCGTTGGTGGACTGTCCAGAAAAGCAAATGTAGGCATAAGTAACGAGAATGGAGACGAGAACGCTCCACACCGAAAGGCTAAGGGTTCCTCCGCGATGGCAGTCATCGGAGGGTTAGTCGGGGTCTAAGGGGCAGCCGAAGGGTGGGTCCTGAGGGGAATTGGGTTAATAGTCCCAAACTGTTTGCACAGGTACACTGATGACGGAGTGCCGGGGGTGGTAGGTCCTGACGGAATAGGGCGTTGAGCTGAAGCTTCGGCTGAAGCGAATCACTGAAGGGGCTTCCAAGAAAAGTCAGGGTGCGTTAAGCGTGTAGACACCCGTACCGCAAACCGACACAGGTAGCCGGGAAGAATATTCTAAGGTGCGCGAAAGAATCATGGTTAAGGAACTCGGCAAGATGACCCTGTAACTTCGGGAGAAGGGGGGCCTACTCAGTGATGGGAGGCTGCAGAGAAGAGGCCCAGGCGACTGTTTACCAAAAACACAGGACTCTGCTAAAATGAAAGTTGACGCATAGGGTCTGACACCTGCCCGGTGCTGGAAGGTTAAGGGGGGAGCTTAGTCGCAAGGCGAAGGTTTGAACTGAAGCCCCAGTAAACGGCGGCCGTAACTATAACGGTCCTAAGGTAGCGAAATTCCTTGTCGGGTAAGTTCCGACCTGCACGAATGGTGTAACGATCTGGGCACTGTCTCAACCATGAGTTCGGTGAAATTGTAGTAGCGGTGAAGATGCCGCTTACCCGCCACGGGACGGAAAGACCCCGTGCACCTTTACTACAGCTTAACAGTGATCGCCGGTCAGGCATGTGTAGGATAGGCGGGAGGAGTTGAAGCGGTGTCGCCAGGCATCGTGGATCCAACCTTGAAATACCGCCCTTGGCTGACTGGCGGTCTAACCTGGAGACGGGGACCCTGTTTGGTGGGTAGTTTGACTGGGGTGGTCACCTCCGAAAGGGTAACGGAGGTTTCCCAAGGTTGGCTCATACCGGACGGTAATCGGTAGGGGAGTGCAATAGCAGAAGCCAGCTTGACAGTGAGGCACACAGGCCGATCTGGGACGAAAGTCGGGTATAGTGATCCGGTAGTTCCGCATGGAAGGGCTATCGCTCAAAGGATAAAAGGTACGCCGGGGATAACAGGCTGATCTCCCCCAAGAGCTCACATCGACGGGGAGGTTTGGCACCTCGATGTCGGCTCGTCACATCCTGGGGCTGGAGAAGGTTCCAAGGGTTCGGCTGTTCGCCGATTAAAGTGGCACGCGAGCTGGGTTCAGAACGTCGTGAGACAGTTCGGTCCCTATCTGTGGTGGGCGTTGGAATATTGAGGGGGTCTGTCCTTAGTACGAGAGGACCGGGATGGACCAACCGCTGGCGGATCGGTTGTCTGGCCGCAGGCACGGCCGAGTAGCTACGTTGGGTTAAGATAAGCGCTGAAGGCATCTAAGTGCGAAACTGGCCCCGAGATGAATGTTCCGGTATAAAGGGGCGTTGGAGACGACGACGTTGATAGGCGGCAGGTGGAGGTGCAGAGATGCATGGAGCTGAGCCGTACTAATGGCCCCGGACGCGTGAGTTTTGTTTGTCAGCGGAAAGCTGAATGTGAATTGTGGTGTGTGGTATGTGTTGTGCTTTTGGTTAGATTGGTTCTCCCTACGGGTATAAAGACTAAAGATATTGAGGCTGCATAGTAAGTGCACTTCAGAAGGGTCAACAGGTTGGTGCTGGTAAGGCGGGTGAACACCTCTATCCATTTCGCACAGAGTCGTTAAGCCCCGTACTGCCGATGGTACTGCTGTCACAAGCGGGAGAGTAGGTAGGTGCCACCTGATGAAATACGGAGCGGTCATTGCGCAAGCAGTGACCGCTTTCTGTTTTCGGCAACGTTTCAAAAAAATAGAAAAGCCCGGTTGAACCGGGCTTTTTTTGTTAGAACAGACCCGCACCTAGGTTGCGAAAGGGCCACGGAATAAACGCCAGAATCAGTAGCAGGCCGATACCGTAGAAGATTCCGACCAACCGTTGCTTCGCTACACTGTCGGTGGCCCGCTTCGAGCGTGAGTACCCAATTGTAATCAGGATGATGGCAATGAGCATCCCCGTGATGTGCTCAACGGAATAGAAGCGGTACACTTTGTCGCTCATCAGGGAGAGGTTGACCTTTGGACTGATGAAGTACAGTAGCAGGCCAAGAACCAGTTGAAGGTGAACGCTGATGAGTGTGAACAAGTAAAGTTTGCGGTTGCCGTCGGTGTACACACCGTTGCCCTGCCACTTCGAAATAGCGACGATAACCGAACCAACTAACAATAAAAGAGCAAGCCAGCGGAGACCTGAGTGCGCGTGAACCAATCCGTTGTACATAAGAAAGTTTTTCCCGCAAAGAAACGGCCAAAAGCATCAACTTCAATCGCTGCGTCCTAGTTAGTAGTCTATGATCCTTTACAACACAACGTACACCTTTGATTCAGCTAGTCAGCACGAGTGGCTTTACTGGATACGGAGCGAACACATTCCAGCTGTAATGAACACGGGGTTACCACTGAACCATCGGTTACTGCGCTTGGTCAGTGATGTTGGTCAGCAGGGTGTGGTTGTATCTTTTCAGCTTGATTTTGCCAACATGGCCGACTATCAGCTGTTTAGTGATACGTACACTGATGTACTTCACGATCGAATGCAATTTCGCTTTGCTGGAAAGTTAGCTTCATTCTCCACCGTGCTTGAGGAGATTTAAGTATACACCGTCCAGTAAATAGCTTGATGAGTACTTGGCCGGAATCTGCGATGCGTAGATTTTAGCGCCAAATTTTGTACGCATCAGTTTATGAATAGTACGTGTGTATATCCTCACTGGCTGCTGACAGTCGTGGCTTGTGCATTTGTCGCGCTGCCTTTACGATTGGTTGGCCAAATCAATGTTACATTCCCGACACCTTCGATCGTTTTTCAACGCGACAATGATAACAGGTCGCAGTTTACCGTATCGGGAACATGCCTTCCGGATGCTGAACGGATAGAAACCCGTTTGGTAGTTGTGAATGGGGGGCAGGCTACTGATTGGAATAATCTCACAACTTCAGTACAGCAAGGGCATTTTTCCGGGCAGCTTACAGCTAGTGGTGGCTGGTATCGGCTGGAGTTAAGAGCGTGGCGAGGCAGTGACATCGTAGCCACTGGGCAGGTAGAACCTGTGGGTATTGGCGAAGTGTTTGCGATTGCTGGCCAGTCCAACGGACAGGGGATTGAAAATCGGGATGCCGTTGGTGCCAGCGATCAGCGTGTTGTCTGTGTTCCTCATTTAAACAAGACGGACACCGTCAGCATGCCGTTGCCAATGTACAGTCAGCGTGTATCGGCTACCAGCGTCATAGGTCCCCGTGGACTTACGGGCTGGTGTTGGAGTCGGCTGGGCGATCGGCTGGCAGCTCGACTCAATGTGCCGGTGGCGTTTATGAATTCGGCCTGGTCCGGAACGGCGGTTCGTAACTGGCGGGAAAGCATTTCAGCTGACAGCACTGCAACGTCGTACAATGAATATTTTCGGCCCGGTATGCCATACGGCAATCTGAAACGTATTGTGCAGGACTACATGCCCCTGACTGGCTTGCGGGCCGTGTTGTGGCATCAGGGCGAATCCGAATTTTACGACACAGACCCATCAGCCGCTAATTATTTCAACGATCTGCAAACGGTGATTCGCCAGTGCCGGCAGGACGCCGGGTACGACATGGCCTGGGTGGTAGCGCGGGCGTCAATGGATAACAATCTTTACGCGAACTACGGGCTGACGCACTACGAGCCTGTGGTGTCGGCGCAAAACCGGGTGGTGCAACAGGTCCCCGCTGTTTTTTACGGACCTGATACCGATGTCATTCAAATGCCCCGAACCGATGGCGTTCATTTTTCAGGGAATGGCCTGATTCAGGTGGGAGATGCCTGGAACGACTTTTTGAACGACGATTTTTTTAGAAATGCCTCTCCCCGTTTGCCGCAGCCAATCGACGTTGCTGACCTGCATCTGTCGTTGCTGGTTGATAGACCAACGACAGAATCAAACCGGCCAGTTACGGTAACGATAGTTGCTACGAACGAAGGTGCAAAGACCGCCACGAACGTACGGATCCGATGTGCATTACCGACGGGATTGAGCTACGTAACAGGTGGTGAATCGATTTACCAACGCGGCATGGTTTTTTCGAAGATCGGCTCAATCAACCCGTCGGAGAGTAAGCAAATTCAGTTTCAGGTGTCGCCCACAAGGGAGGGAACCTACGTGCTGGCCGGAGAGATTGTAAGAGTCAGTCAGATCGATACGGATTCGAGACCCAACACAAGTACAGGCGACGGCCAGGATGATATGGCAACGGTTCAATTCCGGGCTGGTAGTGGGCCTGTATATACGATGCCTGTGTCGATAAATGCCGACCCGTTACCGTCCGTGGCCAGTAATCAGCCCACTCCCGTGGCCGATCAGGCCGATCTGAGTCTGGCGATGGTTGCCGACCGTACGGCGATGGCAGTCGGCTCTCCCGTGTCACTAAGTCTTGTTGTCAGCAATCGGGGCGGGCTCGTATCGGGTAGAGTACAGGTCGGGTGTCAGTTGCCGGACGGGCTTACGTTTCTTGATGGTTCAGGCGTGCAACTGTCAGGGGCCACTGTGCGGGGAACAACCGTTACCATCGCGGCCGGAAGTTACGATACTATATCGTTTCGGGTTTTGCCAACAAAAGCGGGCTTGGTAATACCGCAGGCACAGATTGAATCGGCGGGGGGTGTTGCAGACCCTGACTCTACACCTAACAATGGATTCACGAACGGGGAGGATGATTGTTCACAACTCAGTCTACGGGCTAACTAAGCCAGAGAAACGTATATAGGTAATAGTCGAAAAGTACAATTAATAATATAATTCGCAGTATGAGGGACCGGTTTCGCCCGGTAGATTGCAAGAAATAGGATTATATCCAAACAAAAAGCATGTGTAACCTCTTTTTATAAGGTGAATAGCATATGGTAGCCTATACAACAGCTGCCTTA is part of the Spirosoma rhododendri genome and encodes:
- a CDS encoding DUF4286 family protein, encoding MILYNTTYTFDSASQHEWLYWIRSEHIPAVMNTGLPLNHRLLRLVSDVGQQGVVVSFQLDFANMADYQLFSDTYTDVLHDRMQFRFAGKLASFSTVLEEI
- a CDS encoding sialate O-acetylesterase — translated: MGIGEVFAIAGQSNGQGIENRDAVGASDQRVVCVPHLNKTDTVSMPLPMYSQRVSATSVIGPRGLTGWCWSRLGDRLAARLNVPVAFMNSAWSGTAVRNWRESISADSTATSYNEYFRPGMPYGNLKRIVQDYMPLTGLRAVLWHQGESEFYDTDPSAANYFNDLQTVIRQCRQDAGYDMAWVVARASMDNNLYANYGLTHYEPVVSAQNRVVQQVPAVFYGPDTDVIQMPRTDGVHFSGNGLIQVGDAWNDFLNDDFFRNASPRLPQPIDVADLHLSLLVDRPTTESNRPVTVTIVATNEGAKTATNVRIRCALPTGLSYVTGGESIYQRGMVFSKIGSINPSESKQIQFQVSPTREGTYVLAGEIVRVSQIDTDSRPNTSTGDGQDDMATVQFRAGSGPVYTMPVSINADPLPSVASNQPTPVADQADLSLAMVADRTAMAVGSPVSLSLVVSNRGGLVSGRVQVGCQLPDGLTFLDGSGVQLSGATVRGTTVTIAAGSYDTISFRVLPTKAGLVIPQAQIESAGGVADPDSTPNNGFTNGEDDCSQLSLRAN
- a CDS encoding cytochrome B, translated to MYNGLVHAHSGLRWLALLLLVGSVIVAISKWQGNGVYTDGNRKLYLFTLISVHLQLVLGLLLYFISPKVNLSLMSDKVYRFYSVEHITGMLIAIILITIGYSRSKRATDSVAKQRLVGIFYGIGLLLILAFIPWPFRNLGAGLF